A window of Patescibacteria group bacterium contains these coding sequences:
- a CDS encoding DUF2933 domain-containing protein, whose product MKNKHWLIMLICCALAMSAIIILPKYLNLGSFTFLLILLCPLSHIVLMKLFMGKEKNKGVKNNNCH is encoded by the coding sequence ATGAAGAATAAACACTGGTTAATAATGCTTATATGTTGCGCTTTGGCGATGTCGGCCATTATTATATTGCCTAAATACCTTAACCTTGGTTCGTTTACTTTTTTATTAATTTTACTTTGCCCATTATCTCACATTGTTTTAATGAAACTGTTCATGGGAAAGGAAAAAAACAAGGGAGTTAAAAATAATAATTGTCATTAA
- a CDS encoding sulfite exporter TauE/SafE family protein yields the protein MMLKKTKIQIENISSENDKALIETEIDVLEGVRNVNIDSKGGESWVEFDTNKISQEEIFGKIKELKFQIKKEVLESQPMRKEHAYFVQGMHCASCEVLIEKRLLALKGIKSVEAKADKGEVLLEYTEEKPSVDRLNGIFRKENYRFFDQPIKTMGGKKENDLFVIAGAALFFIVGFFIIKNSGFAGLVNVSSTSSLPTFFLLGLLAGVSSCAALVGGLILSMSKQWLEMYSERNSTMEKLQPHLMFNAGRIVSYALLGAVIGAIGSKLQISLTFTSVLIAVVSVMMVFLALQMLGVKAFRKFQFTMPKFITRHIADETKFQGKYKPFLMGALTFFLPCGFTITAQSLALISGSPLQGALIMLFFALGTLPALLAIGLSSVKFSQKPHLANKFLKVAGVLVLFFALYNINAQLNVLGFSSLSDIKFNSNQQSANGDEDGLPPIVNGKQVIKMDALSSGYKPNYFKVKVGVPVRWEIADEGTSGCTNAIISRGLFADEIPLTPGQVSVKEFTPEKPGKYKFSCWMGMVSGIIEVVDSKIAAKSSSAYAQSADFANTNDNDVIPSGAKGCGCGGGSGSCGAR from the coding sequence ATGATGCTTAAAAAAACTAAAATTCAAATTGAAAATATCAGCTCGGAAAACGATAAGGCGCTGATTGAAACTGAAATAGATGTTTTAGAGGGAGTAAGAAATGTAAATATTGATAGCAAGGGCGGCGAATCTTGGGTGGAATTTGATACTAATAAAATTTCTCAAGAGGAAATTTTCGGCAAAATCAAAGAATTAAAATTCCAAATAAAAAAAGAGGTGCTGGAAAGCCAGCCAATGAGAAAAGAGCACGCCTATTTTGTTCAAGGAATGCATTGCGCTTCTTGCGAGGTTTTAATAGAGAAAAGATTATTGGCACTAAAAGGAATAAAATCAGTGGAAGCCAAGGCTGACAAGGGCGAAGTTTTACTTGAATATACAGAAGAAAAACCAAGCGTCGATAGATTAAATGGAATTTTCAGAAAAGAAAATTATCGTTTCTTTGATCAGCCAATAAAAACAATGGGAGGAAAAAAAGAGAATGACCTTTTCGTAATCGCTGGCGCCGCTTTATTTTTTATTGTCGGCTTTTTCATTATTAAAAATAGCGGTTTTGCCGGCTTGGTAAACGTTAGCTCAACTTCATCTTTACCTACATTCTTTCTTTTGGGATTATTGGCTGGTGTTTCCAGTTGCGCGGCTCTAGTCGGCGGCTTGATTCTTTCAATGTCTAAACAGTGGCTGGAAATGTATTCAGAAAGAAATTCAACCATGGAGAAACTTCAACCACATTTAATGTTTAATGCCGGAAGAATTGTTTCTTACGCTCTTTTGGGAGCCGTTATTGGAGCCATTGGAAGCAAACTTCAGATCTCTTTAACTTTTACTTCTGTTTTAATCGCCGTTGTTTCTGTGATGATGGTTTTCTTAGCTTTACAAATGTTAGGAGTAAAAGCTTTCCGAAAATTTCAGTTTACCATGCCTAAATTCATAACCAGACACATTGCCGATGAAACTAAATTTCAAGGAAAATACAAGCCATTTCTAATGGGAGCGCTTACTTTCTTTTTGCCTTGCGGTTTCACTATAACTGCGCAAAGTTTGGCTTTAATTTCCGGCAGTCCGCTCCAAGGAGCTCTTATTATGCTTTTTTTCGCTTTAGGGACATTGCCGGCTCTTTTGGCAATTGGTTTATCCTCGGTTAAATTTTCTCAAAAGCCGCATTTAGCCAATAAATTCCTAAAAGTTGCCGGCGTTTTGGTTTTGTTTTTCGCCTTATACAATATCAATGCCCAGTTAAATGTTTTGGGATTTTCCAGTTTAAGCGATATAAAATTTAATTCTAATCAACAGTCTGCCAACGGCGACGAAGATGGTTTGCCGCCGATTGTTAACGGCAAACAGGTTATAAAAATGGACGCCTTAAGTTCTGGCTATAAACCAAATTATTTTAAGGTCAAAGTCGGAGTTCCTGTCAGATGGGAAATTGCTGATGAAGGGACAAGCGGCTGCACCAATGCCATTATCTCCCGCGGTTTATTTGCCGACGAAATTCCTTTAACTCCTGGCCAAGTGAGCGTCAAAGAATTTACTCCGGAAAAGCCGGGAAAATACAAATTTTCCTGCTGGATGGGAATGGTCTCGGGGATTATAGAAGTGGTTGATAGTAAAATTGCGGCAAAAAGCTCCAGCGCTTACGCTCAATCCGCAGATTTCGCAAATACGAATGACAACGATGTTATTCCCTCCGGCGCAAAAGGATGCGGCTGCGGCGGCGGAAGCGGCAGCTGCGGCGCAAGATGA
- a CDS encoding metal-sensitive transcriptional regulator: MATQKEKTLINFKKAQGLILKIIKMVEADEYCIDIMQQNSAVIGLLKSAHQMLMENHLNTCFKTAMGTKNEKRKQEMTEEILRVTKLLNK; this comes from the coding sequence ATGGCTACCCAAAAAGAAAAAACCCTCATAAATTTTAAGAAGGCTCAAGGCTTAATATTGAAAATTATCAAGATGGTCGAAGCCGATGAATACTGCATTGATATTATGCAGCAAAATTCGGCCGTGATAGGTCTTTTGAAATCTGCCCATCAAATGTTAATGGAAAATCATCTAAATACCTGTTTTAAAACAGCAATGGGAACAAAAAATGAAAAAAGGAAACAGGAAATGACGGAAGAGATTTTAAGAGTTACAAAATTGCTTAATAAATAA
- a CDS encoding class E sortase — protein MNKSDFKFIFIRIISNILIFGAITILYLTYGAWAKDNLLFIATKARGVSYQLSTNSDNPEDPSLLTALKERKPLAISPVNSDFALVIPQIGLSVPVVKNISITDKAKYLEALKFGVAHAKGTVLPGEIGNSYYFSHSSLNFWELGSYATSFNLLNRITPGSDIYVFYQGKQYQYRVLQTEIVKGWDTVPYYREFVKPMLTLQTCSPPGTTINRLLILAELVEQ, from the coding sequence ATGAACAAGTCTGATTTCAAGTTTATTTTTATTCGGATTATCTCTAATATTTTAATTTTTGGGGCAATTACGATCCTTTATTTAACTTACGGAGCTTGGGCAAAAGACAACCTACTTTTTATTGCAACAAAAGCGCGTGGAGTCAGCTATCAACTCTCCACCAACAGTGATAACCCGGAAGACCCGTCATTGCTTACCGCTCTTAAAGAAAGAAAACCCCTTGCTATCAGCCCGGTAAATAGCGATTTTGCTTTAGTGATACCCCAAATTGGCTTAAGTGTGCCGGTGGTTAAAAATATCTCGATTACAGACAAAGCAAAATATTTGGAAGCCTTAAAATTTGGAGTTGCCCATGCCAAGGGAACCGTCTTGCCGGGAGAGATTGGAAATTCTTATTATTTTTCGCACTCGAGTCTTAATTTTTGGGAACTGGGATCTTACGCTACTAGCTTTAATTTGCTCAATAGAATTACGCCAGGAAGTGACATCTATGTATTTTATCAGGGCAAACAATACCAATATAGAGTGCTCCAAACAGAGATTGTTAAAGGCTGGGACACTGTGCCTTATTATCGGGAATTTGTCAAGCCAATGTTGACTTTACAGACATGTAGTCCTCCAGGAACAACCATTAATAGGTTACTAATTCTAGCGGAGCTTGTGGAGCAATGA
- a CDS encoding rod shape-determining protein: MSLSKKIAIDLGTANSVVSVVGEGVLVNEPSVVAVNSDDRRVLAVGVLAKDMVGKTPEGIEAIRPLRDGVIADFAITEAMLKYFIDKTGGKIRLLKPTVMISVPAGVTSVESRAVLEAAYNAGARIAYLIPEPLAAAIGAELPIGDPSGNMIINSGGGTTEVAVISLGGIVVSGSVRVAGNKIDEAIASYARRKYGLFIGEKTSEDIKINIGWAIVPTKEMEMEVKGRDTINGLPRTVIIKSSEIALAIEPTLKDLISEVKQVLERTPPELASDVIDRGIVMSGGTSKLRGIEKFVTRETGLPAHIADDPLLCVVKGISLVLENLEAFEKSIIRK; this comes from the coding sequence ATGAGCCTATCCAAAAAAATCGCCATAGATTTAGGTACCGCCAACTCGGTTGTTAGTGTTGTAGGTGAGGGAGTATTGGTCAACGAGCCCTCCGTTGTTGCCGTAAACTCGGACGATAGAAGGGTTTTAGCTGTAGGAGTTTTGGCCAAAGATATGGTGGGCAAGACCCCCGAGGGAATAGAGGCAATTAGACCCTTACGCGATGGCGTCATTGCCGATTTTGCCATAACCGAGGCGATGCTTAAATATTTTATAGATAAAACTGGGGGTAAAATTAGATTGTTAAAGCCTACGGTGATGATCTCGGTTCCCGCCGGGGTTACCTCTGTGGAATCAAGGGCGGTATTGGAGGCTGCCTATAACGCTGGAGCAAGAATCGCCTATTTGATTCCCGAACCTTTAGCGGCGGCAATTGGAGCGGAATTGCCGATTGGCGACCCCTCGGGAAATATGATTATAAATTCTGGCGGTGGCACGACCGAAGTTGCGGTTATTTCGTTGGGGGGAATTGTGGTTTCGGGATCGGTGCGCGTTGCCGGTAATAAAATAGACGAAGCTATCGCAAGCTATGCCCGTCGTAAATATGGTCTTTTTATTGGTGAAAAAACTTCCGAGGATATAAAAATAAATATTGGTTGGGCAATTGTTCCTACAAAAGAAATGGAAATGGAAGTCAAAGGAAGAGATACCATCAACGGTTTGCCTAGAACAGTTATTATTAAATCCAGTGAAATCGCGCTTGCTATAGAGCCGACGCTAAAAGATCTAATCAGCGAAGTTAAACAGGTTTTAGAAAGAACCCCGCCAGAGCTTGCCAGCGATGTGATTGATCGGGGAATTGTCATGTCAGGGGGAACTTCCAAACTGCGCGGGATCGAAAAATTTGTCACCCGCGAAACTGGGCTTCCAGCTCATATTGCCGACGACCCCCTGCTTTGTGTGGTTAAGGGCATCAGTTTAGTTTTGGAGAACTTAGAGGCTTTTGAGAAGAGCATTATCAGAAAGTAA
- a CDS encoding PEGA domain-containing protein codes for MKNPLRNGVPIFPVLMFLLLLSWATVMYSQGYRLNFNKKEVTVLQTGILSVRSNPEGAKVYLDGKVITATNSTISSLAPATYKLEVTKDGFTSWGKQVQVYNDKVTDITALLISKSPRIEPLTTFGVSAFSVSNDGSKIAYATKNGKEPGIWLLPLSGTTSISIFGGNRNLLILDTPSIAYSMAKDLVWSPDDKQLLIKMNDSKYYVLDASGGAIQTTPEVVTSPEAIYQEWATSKEDKLKKYLEKINLPQDFTAIALDPETVWSPDLKKFLYKNTLSDEKLEYKVSNFENPLPVGEELEYSPFKVDKESNAKVYWYSDSYHLIVVEEGTVEVIRIDGSNRTEIFTGNLASSKAYPTPGGDKIIVLASFKQSVPPDLYTVSIR; via the coding sequence ATGAAAAATCCTTTGCGAAACGGTGTTCCAATATTTCCAGTTTTGATGTTCTTGCTCCTTTTATCCTGGGCAACGGTAATGTATTCCCAAGGATACCGACTCAACTTTAACAAAAAAGAAGTCACGGTTTTGCAAACTGGAATCCTTTCGGTTCGTAGCAATCCCGAGGGAGCCAAAGTCTATTTGGATGGAAAAGTTATTACCGCAACCAATTCAACAATTTCTTCTTTAGCCCCAGCGACCTACAAATTAGAAGTCACCAAAGACGGATTTACTTCTTGGGGAAAGCAAGTTCAAGTTTACAACGACAAGGTTACCGATATTACTGCGCTTTTAATTTCTAAATCTCCTAGAATTGAACCGCTAACCACTTTTGGAGTCTCGGCATTTTCGGTCTCCAACGACGGCTCCAAAATTGCTTATGCCACAAAAAACGGCAAAGAGCCAGGGATTTGGCTTTTACCTTTGTCCGGAACCACCTCGATTTCTATTTTTGGCGGTAATAGAAATCTGTTAATTTTAGACACGCCGTCAATTGCCTATTCTATGGCTAAAGATTTAGTCTGGTCTCCAGACGACAAACAGTTACTTATTAAGATGAACGATAGCAAATATTATGTTTTAGACGCAAGTGGTGGAGCAATTCAGACAACTCCAGAAGTTGTCACGAGTCCCGAGGCAATTTATCAGGAATGGGCAACAAGTAAAGAGGATAAGCTAAAAAAATATTTAGAAAAAATAAACCTGCCACAGGATTTTACAGCTATTGCTTTAGACCCCGAGACAGTTTGGTCCCCCGATCTTAAAAAGTTTCTTTACAAAAATACGCTTTCTGACGAAAAGTTAGAATATAAGGTGTCTAATTTTGAGAATCCGCTTCCAGTTGGTGAAGAGTTAGAATATTCTCCTTTTAAGGTTGATAAGGAATCTAACGCCAAAGTTTATTGGTATTCCGATTCTTATCATTTAATAGTGGTAGAAGAGGGGACTGTAGAGGTAATAAGAATAGATGGAAGCAACAGGACCGAAATTTTTACGGGAAATTTAGCTAGTAGCAAAGCGTATCCAACCCCAGGAGGGGACAAAATAATAGTTCTGGCGTCGTTTAAGCAGTCGGTTCCGCCAGATTTGTATACTGTGAGTATCAGGTAA
- a CDS encoding WecB/TagA/CpsF family glycosyltransferase: MKSTYILGVRIDIVNKEETLKEIQQLAQSSKPSCVVTVNPEHLYDAHYDPAFKKILNKSNLNLCDGVGVKLVSFLFPPIIKEVVSGSSILKDTLISSRNNKYRVLVLVAPNSLATKEKIEKYLIEQLEMSKECIRVISTIEVVSNNIVKTIVTFRPNVTLLTYNHILANTLIQQMVDVSVSGVKMNVGGSFDYLLGLRKNPPSIFRHFGLEWLYRLVNEPVYRYKRVFKAVILFPLLVLSTKIFLTYPNTKE, translated from the coding sequence ATGAAGTCTACCTATATCCTTGGAGTTCGAATTGACATTGTAAATAAAGAGGAGACCTTAAAAGAGATCCAGCAATTAGCTCAATCTAGTAAGCCCTCCTGTGTCGTTACAGTTAACCCTGAACATTTATACGATGCTCATTACGATCCCGCATTTAAGAAAATACTAAATAAGAGTAATTTAAATTTATGCGATGGGGTTGGCGTAAAGTTGGTCTCTTTTTTATTTCCACCTATAATAAAAGAGGTAGTATCGGGATCTAGTATCTTAAAAGATACTTTAATATCGTCAAGGAATAATAAATATAGAGTATTGGTACTTGTTGCTCCAAACTCCCTTGCAACAAAAGAAAAGATAGAGAAGTATTTAATTGAGCAACTAGAGATGTCAAAGGAGTGTATAAGAGTTATTTCAACGATAGAGGTAGTCTCAAATAATATTGTTAAAACAATAGTAACATTTAGACCAAATGTAACACTGTTGACATATAATCACATCTTAGCAAATACTTTAATACAACAAATGGTAGATGTGAGTGTTAGTGGCGTAAAAATGAATGTTGGGGGTTCTTTTGACTATTTATTAGGTTTGCGGAAAAACCCTCCCTCAATCTTTAGGCATTTTGGATTAGAATGGCTGTACAGGTTAGTAAATGAACCAGTTTATCGCTATAAGAGAGTATTTAAGGCTGTTATTTTATTTCCGCTTTTGGTTTTATCCACAAAAATCTTCTTGACATATCCTAATACAAAAGAGTAG
- a CDS encoding helix-turn-helix domain-containing protein, giving the protein MILVDKLYKSSEVCDILGVSLRTLYRYIEDGKLGSVQLASGRHRFTKDQIEKFLQLGPTVKEEVKEEKEVVETKEVLEEPIKETPMMGLGAEEEVEEEEKAEEPEIKSTLLAEDEVFKPLYFRCPFDDLRVIAKLIKRAGENASADYAFTGPAGLSLFYPIKAFDKLHVYVSPDQMDFWKLRLQLEESSEEFANVVIIKADTVDVFSQAGERGGLKHVSVERIKDDLKQMNMAEELKEFESKGY; this is encoded by the coding sequence ATGATATTAGTAGACAAACTCTACAAGTCCTCGGAAGTGTGTGACATACTAGGTGTAAGTTTAAGAACCTTATATCGGTACATAGAAGATGGTAAGCTCGGATCAGTACAACTTGCGTCAGGAAGGCACAGATTTACCAAAGACCAGATCGAAAAATTTTTGCAATTAGGACCAACTGTTAAAGAAGAGGTTAAAGAAGAGAAAGAGGTGGTGGAGACAAAAGAAGTGCTAGAGGAGCCAATTAAAGAAACCCCCATGATGGGTTTAGGTGCAGAGGAAGAAGTCGAAGAAGAGGAAAAAGCGGAAGAACCCGAGATTAAATCTACACTTCTTGCCGAAGACGAGGTTTTTAAACCGTTATATTTTAGATGTCCGTTTGATGATCTAAGAGTCATCGCTAAACTTATAAAGAGAGCGGGGGAAAATGCCAGCGCCGATTACGCTTTTACCGGCCCTGCTGGTTTGTCGTTGTTTTACCCAATTAAGGCATTTGATAAATTGCATGTTTATGTTTCTCCCGACCAAATGGATTTTTGGAAGCTAAGATTGCAGTTAGAGGAATCGTCAGAGGAGTTTGCCAATGTGGTCATTATTAAGGCCGATACAGTAGATGTCTTTTCGCAAGCGGGAGAACGGGGTGGGTTAAAGCATGTATCTGTCGAGAGAATTAAAGACGATTTAAAGCAGATGAACATGGCAGAGGAACTAAAGGAATTTGAGAGTAAGGGATACTAA
- a CDS encoding RNA-binding protein gives MSKKLYVGNLPFKFTSEDIRALFSPAGNIVDSVVITDKMTRRSKGFGFVEFSTDEEAQKALADFNGKDIEGRALVVDMAREKQG, from the coding sequence GTGAGTAAAAAGTTATATGTAGGAAACCTTCCATTCAAGTTTACCTCCGAGGACATAAGAGCCCTTTTTTCCCCAGCGGGAAACATTGTTGATTCCGTAGTAATTACGGACAAAATGACAAGAAGGTCTAAAGGCTTTGGATTTGTTGAATTCTCAACAGACGAAGAAGCTCAAAAAGCCTTGGCAGACTTTAATGGAAAAGATATAGAAGGTCGAGCATTAGTTGTAGATATGGCAAGAGAAAAACAAGGTTAA
- a CDS encoding type II toxin-antitoxin system PrlF family antitoxin — protein sequence MNTVATVTSKGQVTIPKIARDVLLLDEGDKLVFSVLPDLGFVKVFPLKNNFLSQGASIKPLGIKDIHIVRSKTLNLVAKKVAAASQ from the coding sequence ATGAATACAGTAGCTACAGTTACTTCCAAAGGGCAAGTGACTATTCCCAAAATTGCTCGTGATGTTTTGCTTTTAGATGAAGGCGATAAACTGGTCTTTTCGGTTTTACCAGATTTAGGTTTTGTAAAGGTATTTCCTTTAAAAAATAATTTTTTATCTCAAGGCGCGTCCATTAAACCCTTAGGGATTAAAGATATTCATATTGTTCGGTCAAAAACCTTAAATTTAGTTGCCAAGAAAGTTGCAGCAGCAAGTCAATGA
- a CDS encoding PIN domain-containing protein has product MTKSFVDTNIFLRFLVKEDEQAYNKSFALFKKASEGKINLITSSLVIFEIIWTLESFYKVKKSDIVGKVLGILNLPNLEVEKAEILLQALILWKDENIDFADAYNYCFFLSESVDCIYSYDKHFDKLSLVRRLEP; this is encoded by the coding sequence ATGACAAAAAGTTTTGTAGATACAAATATCTTTTTAAGATTTTTGGTAAAAGAGGACGAACAAGCCTATAACAAATCTTTCGCTTTATTTAAAAAAGCTTCAGAGGGTAAAATAAACTTAATCACATCTTCGCTAGTCATTTTTGAGATTATTTGGACACTAGAGTCGTTTTACAAAGTTAAAAAGAGTGATATTGTAGGGAAAGTTTTGGGGATATTAAATCTCCCTAATTTAGAAGTGGAAAAAGCGGAAATTTTGTTGCAAGCGCTTATTTTGTGGAAAGACGAAAATATTGATTTTGCGGATGCGTATAATTATTGTTTTTTTCTTAGCGAGTCGGTAGACTGTATCTATAGCTACGACAAACACTTTGATAAATTATCGTTAGTTAGGAGATTAGAACCATGA